A single Bacteroidota bacterium DNA region contains:
- a CDS encoding DUF3341 domain-containing protein: MSKKIIHGIYDDDDQLKVGARKIVSSGFKVKEVFSPFPIHGIDPIIGIPRTRIAIAAFMWGITGTCLATLMMWYMMISDWPTDVGGKPNWSYIYNLPAFIPIAFESTVLCAAHLMFWTFAFRSWILPGVSAKNPDPRTTDNMFLMLLEVKEEDADRVVGMLKETGALEVNVK, from the coding sequence ATGAGTAAAAAAATTATACATGGAATTTACGATGATGACGACCAATTAAAAGTTGGTGCAAGAAAAATCGTTTCCAGTGGCTTTAAAGTTAAAGAAGTGTTTTCTCCATTTCCAATTCATGGTATTGATCCTATTATTGGAATTCCAAGAACGCGAATTGCTATTGCCGCATTTATGTGGGGTATAACAGGTACTTGCTTGGCAACTCTAATGATGTGGTACATGATGATTTCTGATTGGCCTACCGATGTGGGTGGAAAACCAAACTGGTCGTATATATACAATCTACCTGCGTTTATTCCAATTGCATTTGAATCAACAGTGCTTTGTGCTGCGCATTTAATGTTTTGGACATTTGCATTTCGTAGTTGGATATTGCCTGGCGTAAGTGCTAAAAATCCAGATCCTAGAACAACGGACAATATGTTTTTGATGTTGTTAGAAGTAAAAGAAGAAGATGCTGATAGAGTGGTGGGAATGCTTAAAGAAACAGGAGCTTTGGAAGTTAATGTAAAATAG
- a CDS encoding TAT-variant-translocated molybdopterin oxidoreductase, giving the protein MSTKKYWKGLEELANTPEFQKSAQNEFAESIPVEDFLQNDSLDKTSTSRRDFLKYLGFSVTAASLAACETPVTKAVPYVVKPEEITPGVANWYASTYFDGSDYASILVKTREGRPIKIEGNKLSKITRGGTNARIQASVLSLYDSARITAPYAKGAPSTWDTVDKEISEKLASSSAIRILTSTIISPSTKAVIEEFKAKHPSAKHVTYDAVSYSALIKANWHSFDKGVVPTYNFEKANVIVSVGADFLGTWLSPIEFSKQYAINRKVGSKKKEMSKHYQFESILSLSGSNADKRFPIKPSQTGLIVLNLYNAVAKLAGVVGVGSAASQHDAEIAKIAKHLLENKGKSLVVCGANDVAIQFAVNSINSLLGNYSKTIDLENYSNLKQGDDERFADFVKEMKDGKVDALFVYNANPVYNTSASLAFSEAMKKVKLKVSFGDRVDETSELCDYVCPDHHYLESWNDANPSKAQFSLQQPTINPIFSKPKYEGTRSAQESLLKWSGNNSDYLSYIKKHWSSHVFPMQGKHMMFTEFWNNSLHDGVVEIGFGKPENAPNVVADSTASVGIVEKVKEILGKDEKQTSEEVKDTNRMSINDASAAISKSAKGGNWEVVLYEKVSMGNGNQANNPWLQEMPDPISKVTWDNYITMNPIDMKGKYNLLERYNQMEDKADVAKITVNGTTIELPVFPQPGQALGTVGVALGYGRTKAGKCADNVGKNAFTLVGYSNSTFNYNLTAELSEKTGELYQLACTQTHHTMMGRSIVKETDLTTFATQPKQVWNHSEMISTHKGAKPVSEVNLWADHDKLGHRWGLTIDLNSCIGCGSCIVSCNAENNVPVVGKEEVRRSREMHWMRIDRYYTSDMTKEKAEEEHVGAIDMYLKMENPTAENPKVVFQPVMCQHCNHAPCETVCPVLATNHSSEGLNQMTYNRCVGTRYCANNCPYKVRRFNWFEYDRNHRFTGINPSQDDLGRMVLNPDVTVRSRGVMEKCSMCVQRVQEGKLNAKKQNRKLGDGDFTTACAQSCPTDAITFGDLNNSESVVAQLFQEDRSYFLLEEVGIKPSVSYLVKVRNEEPSEIAASHGGHGNHGEEKHEEKKEKAHS; this is encoded by the coding sequence TGAATCGATTCCTGTTGAAGACTTTCTTCAAAATGATTCGTTAGACAAAACGTCAACAAGTCGCAGAGACTTTTTAAAGTACTTAGGATTCAGCGTTACTGCTGCATCTTTGGCTGCTTGCGAAACTCCTGTTACAAAAGCCGTACCTTATGTGGTAAAACCCGAAGAGATTACTCCGGGTGTTGCTAATTGGTATGCTTCTACTTATTTCGATGGCAGCGATTACGCAAGTATTTTAGTTAAAACTCGCGAAGGTCGTCCAATTAAAATTGAAGGAAATAAATTATCCAAAATAACTAGAGGAGGAACAAATGCACGTATTCAAGCATCTGTTTTGTCTTTATACGATTCTGCTAGAATTACTGCACCTTACGCAAAAGGGGCTCCTAGTACTTGGGATACTGTTGATAAAGAAATTTCCGAGAAATTAGCATCCTCAAGCGCAATAAGAATTCTTACTTCTACAATCATCAGCCCTTCTACAAAAGCTGTTATTGAAGAATTTAAAGCCAAACATCCTTCTGCAAAACATGTTACCTACGATGCTGTTTCTTATTCTGCTTTAATAAAAGCAAACTGGCACAGTTTCGACAAAGGTGTTGTGCCTACTTATAATTTCGAAAAAGCAAATGTGATAGTAAGTGTTGGTGCCGATTTTTTAGGTACCTGGCTTTCTCCAATTGAATTTTCTAAACAATATGCTATAAATAGAAAAGTTGGTTCCAAGAAAAAGGAAATGTCTAAACATTACCAATTCGAATCAATTCTTTCGCTTTCCGGTAGTAATGCTGATAAGCGTTTCCCAATTAAACCTTCTCAAACAGGCTTGATTGTTCTTAACTTATATAATGCTGTCGCTAAATTAGCCGGTGTTGTGGGTGTTGGCTCTGCTGCATCTCAACATGATGCAGAGATTGCAAAAATTGCAAAACATTTGTTGGAGAATAAAGGAAAGTCTCTAGTAGTTTGTGGCGCAAATGATGTTGCAATTCAGTTTGCAGTTAATTCTATAAATTCTTTATTGGGTAATTATAGCAAAACAATCGATTTAGAAAATTATTCTAACCTTAAACAAGGAGATGACGAGCGTTTTGCCGACTTTGTAAAAGAAATGAAAGATGGAAAGGTAGATGCTCTTTTTGTTTATAACGCAAATCCAGTGTATAATACTTCTGCGTCTTTGGCTTTTAGTGAGGCGATGAAGAAAGTAAAATTAAAAGTTTCTTTTGGAGATAGAGTAGACGAAACATCCGAACTGTGTGATTATGTGTGTCCAGATCATCACTATTTGGAATCTTGGAACGATGCAAATCCTTCAAAAGCACAATTTAGTTTACAACAACCAACAATCAATCCAATTTTTTCAAAACCTAAATACGAAGGCACACGCTCTGCTCAAGAGTCTTTGTTAAAATGGTCTGGAAATAATTCGGATTATTTATCCTATATCAAAAAGCATTGGTCTTCTCACGTATTCCCAATGCAAGGTAAACATATGATGTTTACTGAGTTTTGGAATAACTCATTGCACGATGGTGTAGTTGAAATTGGGTTTGGAAAACCGGAGAATGCTCCAAATGTTGTAGCAGATTCTACTGCATCTGTTGGAATAGTAGAGAAAGTAAAAGAAATTTTAGGAAAGGATGAAAAGCAAACTTCGGAAGAAGTTAAAGATACCAACAGAATGTCTATTAATGATGCTTCTGCAGCTATTTCCAAATCCGCTAAAGGTGGAAATTGGGAAGTAGTGTTGTACGAGAAAGTATCAATGGGCAATGGTAATCAAGCCAACAATCCATGGTTACAAGAAATGCCTGATCCAATATCAAAAGTTACATGGGATAATTACATAACCATGAATCCTATTGATATGAAAGGCAAGTACAATTTGTTGGAACGTTACAACCAAATGGAAGATAAGGCTGATGTTGCAAAAATAACTGTAAACGGAACAACAATCGAACTTCCTGTATTTCCTCAACCTGGTCAAGCATTAGGAACCGTAGGTGTTGCATTGGGTTATGGTAGAACAAAGGCTGGCAAATGTGCCGATAACGTTGGTAAGAATGCGTTTACACTTGTTGGATATTCAAATTCGACATTTAATTATAATTTAACAGCAGAACTAAGCGAAAAAACTGGCGAGTTATATCAGTTGGCTTGTACACAAACCCACCATACCATGATGGGTAGATCGATTGTAAAAGAAACAGATTTAACTACGTTTGCTACACAACCTAAACAAGTTTGGAATCATTCAGAAATGATTTCTACACATAAAGGTGCTAAACCAGTTAGTGAAGTTAACTTGTGGGCTGATCACGATAAATTAGGTCACAGATGGGGATTGACAATCGACTTAAACTCTTGTATTGGCTGTGGATCTTGTATTGTAAGCTGTAACGCTGAAAACAATGTGCCTGTTGTAGGAAAAGAAGAAGTTCGCAGAAGCCGTGAAATGCACTGGATGCGTATCGATAGATACTATACAAGTGACATGACCAAGGAAAAAGCAGAGGAAGAACATGTAGGTGCAATTGATATGTATCTAAAAATGGAAAATCCAACTGCCGAAAATCCTAAAGTTGTTTTCCAACCTGTAATGTGTCAACACTGTAATCATGCACCTTGCGAGACTGTTTGTCCTGTATTGGCTACAAATCATAGTTCTGAAGGTTTAAACCAAATGACCTATAACCGTTGTGTTGGTACTAGATATTGTGCAAACAACTGTCCGTATAAAGTAAGACGATTTAACTGGTTTGAATACGATAGAAACCATCGTTTTACCGGAATTAATCCATCTCAAGACGATTTGGGTAGAATGGTTTTAAATCCAGATGTAACAGTGCGTTCAAGAGGAGTAATGGAAAAATGTAGCATGTGTGTGCAACGTGTACAGGAAGGAAAATTGAATGCAAAAAAACAGAATAGAAAATTGGGCGATGGAGATTTTACTACAGCATGTGCACAATCTTGTCCTACAGATGCAATTACTTTTGGTGATTTGAATAATTCGGAAAGTGTGGTTGCTCAGTTATTCCAAGAAGATAGAAGCTATTTCCTATTGGAAGAAGTTGGTATTAAACCTTCTGTATCTTACTTGGTAAAAGTAAGAAATGAGGAGCCTTCTGAAATTGCTGCATCTCACGGAGGTCATGGTAATCATGGCGAGGAGAAGCATGAAGAGAAAAAAGAAAAAGCGCATAGCTAG
- the nrfD gene encoding polysulfide reductase NrfD — protein MHQESAIREPLILGDDVTYGKITADIAKPIEGKANKWWYVCFGIAMAAFLWGFGCICYFIGTGIGAWGANKTVGWAWDITNFVWWIGIGHAGTLISAVLLLFRQKWRMAINRSAEAMTIFAVICAALFVTLHTGRPWLDYWLFPLPNQFGSLWTNFNSPLLWDVFAVSTYFSVSLVFWYLGLIPDFAMLRDRMTKPLAKKIYGIMSFGWSGRARDWTRYEEVSLVLAGLSTPLVFSVHSIVSMDFATSIVPGWHTTIFPPYFVAGAVFSGFAMVLTLLIICRKVLNLENYITLKHIEYMNIVIIVTGSIVGVAYLTELFVAWYSGVEYEQYAFLNRATGPYWWSYWGMMTCNVISPQLFWFKKIRTSIIATFILSIVVNIGMWFERFVIIVTSIHRDFLPSSWSMYSPTYIEIGFFIGTIGFFFVIFLLFARVFPVIAQSELKTIMKSSSEKYKKLHKENNHHH, from the coding sequence ATGCATCAGGAATCCGCAATTAGAGAACCGCTAATTTTAGGTGATGACGTAACGTACGGAAAAATTACCGCAGACATTGCAAAACCTATCGAGGGGAAAGCTAATAAGTGGTGGTACGTTTGTTTTGGTATTGCAATGGCAGCCTTCCTTTGGGGATTTGGCTGTATTTGCTATTTTATCGGTACCGGAATTGGAGCTTGGGGAGCAAACAAAACAGTAGGTTGGGCTTGGGATATAACCAACTTTGTTTGGTGGATTGGTATTGGTCACGCAGGTACCTTGATTTCTGCGGTGTTGTTATTATTCCGTCAAAAATGGAGAATGGCAATAAACCGTTCTGCAGAAGCAATGACAATTTTTGCCGTAATTTGTGCCGCGTTATTTGTTACACTCCACACCGGTCGCCCATGGTTAGATTATTGGTTGTTTCCGCTTCCAAATCAGTTTGGTTCCTTATGGACAAATTTTAACTCACCACTTTTGTGGGACGTATTTGCAGTTAGTACATACTTCTCCGTATCATTAGTATTTTGGTATTTAGGCTTAATTCCTGACTTTGCCATGTTAAGAGATAGAATGACAAAACCATTGGCAAAAAAAATATATGGAATTATGAGTTTTGGATGGAGTGGTAGAGCGAGAGACTGGACAAGATACGAAGAGGTATCTCTTGTATTAGCCGGTTTATCAACACCTCTTGTGTTCTCTGTTCACTCTATTGTAAGTATGGACTTTGCTACTTCTATCGTACCTGGATGGCATACAACAATTTTCCCTCCTTACTTCGTAGCGGGAGCCGTTTTCTCAGGATTTGCAATGGTTTTAACACTTCTTATCATCTGTAGAAAAGTATTAAATCTTGAAAATTATATTACGTTAAAACACATCGAATACATGAACATTGTAATCATTGTTACTGGTTCGATAGTAGGTGTTGCTTATTTAACAGAACTGTTTGTGGCTTGGTATTCCGGTGTTGAGTATGAACAATATGCTTTCTTAAATAGAGCTACGGGGCCTTATTGGTGGTCTTATTGGGGAATGATGACGTGTAACGTTATTTCACCTCAGTTATTTTGGTTCAAAAAAATTAGAACGAGCATCATTGCAACATTTATATTGTCAATTGTGGTAAATATTGGAATGTGGTTCGAACGTTTTGTAATTATTGTTACTTCTATTCATAGAGACTTTTTACCATCTAGTTGGAGTATGTATTCTCCTACTTATATTGAAATTGGATTCTTTATCGGAACAATAGGATTTTTCTTTGTAATATTTTTGTTGTTTGCTCGTGTGTTCCCTGTTATTGCACAGAGTGAATTAAAAACTATTATGAAGAGTTCTTCAGAGAAGTATAAAAAACTTCATAAAGAAAATAATCATCATCACTAA
- a CDS encoding cytochrome c, whose protein sequence is MNTNKKIITLKKLFFLLSTLYFVLSSCKSDPNSPGIEYMPDMYRGISYEANLENIVTGDTIATNLMPPKGSIARGFMPYAYGNDTAGYANSGRYLRNPIAASPEILAEGEILYSKYCVHCHGVEGKGDGAVSSKLPGAPPSYSGALASLPEGKIFHSITYGKGLMGQHASQLSQEERWKLVHYVQKLQKLGAPVATASAASSDTTKTTTDKK, encoded by the coding sequence ATGAATACCAATAAAAAAATAATTACGCTAAAAAAATTATTCTTCCTACTTAGTACTTTGTACTTTGTATTGTCTTCTTGTAAAAGCGATCCAAACAGTCCTGGAATTGAGTATATGCCTGACATGTACAGAGGCATTTCTTATGAGGCCAATTTGGAGAATATTGTTACCGGAGATACTATTGCAACTAATTTAATGCCTCCAAAAGGCTCTATTGCTAGAGGTTTCATGCCCTATGCGTATGGGAATGACACTGCAGGCTATGCAAATTCAGGCAGGTATTTAAGAAATCCTATTGCAGCTTCTCCCGAAATTTTAGCTGAAGGAGAAATCCTTTATAGTAAATATTGTGTTCATTGCCATGGTGTAGAAGGAAAAGGAGATGGTGCTGTTTCTTCTAAACTACCAGGTGCTCCACCGTCCTATTCCGGAGCGTTGGCTAGTTTGCCAGAAGGTAAAATATTTCATTCCATAACATATGGAAAAGGTTTGATGGGACAACATGCATCTCAACTATCTCAAGAGGAAAGATGGAAGTTGGTACATTATGTTCAAAAGCTTCAAAAATTGGGAGCTCCAGTTGCTACGGCTAGTGCGGCTTCTTCAGATACAACAAAAACAACTACTGATAAAAAATAA